A stretch of Aedes aegypti strain LVP_AGWG chromosome 2, AaegL5.0 Primary Assembly, whole genome shotgun sequence DNA encodes these proteins:
- the LOC110675391 gene encoding uncharacterized protein LOC110675391 produces the protein MEHLKSTLANGFKRCGLYPFDPNSVDYSSLTSGNIVATDPSPPLPKLPPSAKTDSLQESAIDQLESYLSPPQLKCFKQNLTTRNWTGPIEDTSLFAVWKRMRNNTNALENPESVVETVTTAQLSEDEEPQFLGFPDSQANDADVKDQNCRNKLKNTQTTTDVLTEAFPKPRATQIFKPKKNKIRPPAVATGKAYKEFIEKVEKQKQEEELTKKKKKIEKQLKKAEKEKNVLKKKFDQFLQRRTY, from the exons ATGGAACATCTGAAGTCGACGCTGGCTAATGGATTTAAGCGCTGTGGACTTTATCCGTTTGACCCTAATTCAGTAGACTATAGTTCATTGACATCTGGAAACATTGTTGCCACAGATCCGTCTCCTCCGTTGCCGAAATTGCCTCCATCAGCCAAGACTGATAGCCTTCAAGAATCTGCTATTGATCAGTTAGAATCCTACTTGTCACCGCcacaattgaaatgtttcaagcAAAATCTAACAACACGAAATTGGACTGGACCGATAGAAGATACGAGTTTGTTTGCAGTGTGGAAGCGAATGAGAAACAATACGAATGCATTGGAAAATCCTGAATCTGTTGTTGAGACAGTAACAACAGCGCAGCTGTCAGAAGACGAAGAACCTCAGTTTTTGGGTTTTCCTGATTCTCAAGCGAATGACGCTGATGTTAAAG ATCAAAATTGTCGCAACAAGCTGAAGAACACCCAAACTACTACGGATGTTTTAACCGAAGCATTTCCAAAACCACGTGCAACACAGATTTTCAAACCTAAGAAGAACAAAATTCGTCCTCCTGCCGTAGCCACCGGAAAGGCTTATAAGGAGTTCattgaaaaagttgagaaacaaaaacaagaagaggagttaacaaaaaagaaaaagaagatcgaAAAGCAACTGAAGAAAGCTGAGAAGGAAAAAAATGTCCTCAAGAAAAAGTTTGACCAATTTCTTCAGCGTCGAACTTATTAA